The Streptomyces cynarae genome contains a region encoding:
- a CDS encoding MarR family winged helix-turn-helix transcriptional regulator, with amino-acid sequence MPERKNPPGAMDDVDAVTRAVLTASRLLVAISARSLAEVEERVTVPQFRMLVVLSTRGATKLVALADLLQVAPSTAMRMVDRLIAAGLADRRANPDNRRETLLQLTEEGRRIVDDVTARRRAEIAAIVERLRPTERLALVEALNAFNEAGGEPPAPTAEDPEPHPLGWVVDAAMGRDA; translated from the coding sequence ATGCCGGAACGCAAGAACCCTCCAGGGGCCATGGACGACGTCGACGCGGTCACTCGGGCGGTACTGACCGCTTCTCGTCTGTTGGTGGCGATCTCTGCCCGCTCCCTCGCCGAGGTCGAGGAGCGGGTGACCGTCCCGCAGTTCCGGATGCTGGTGGTGCTGTCCACTCGAGGGGCCACCAAGCTGGTCGCGCTTGCCGACCTGCTCCAGGTGGCGCCGTCCACGGCGATGCGCATGGTCGACCGGCTCATCGCGGCGGGACTCGCCGACCGGCGGGCCAACCCCGACAACCGACGCGAGACGCTGCTGCAGCTCACAGAGGAGGGACGGCGCATCGTCGACGACGTCACCGCACGGCGCCGCGCCGAGATCGCGGCGATCGTCGAACGGCTCCGCCCGACCGAGCGGCTGGCGCTGGTCGAGGCCCTCAACGCCTTCAACGAGGCGGGCGGCGAGCCCCCGGCGCCCACGGCGGAAGACCCGGAGCCGCACCCGCTGGGCTGGGTGGTGGACGCCGCGATGGGGCGCGACGCGTGA
- a CDS encoding APC family permease, with translation MTPTRQAAVTSAAASALRGRTPRRSVLFFAFAFAVIADPVSSVAYAIEAALRALHGDLALLLPTMSLVIGLVVVVTANYWQLVRRFPQGGGAAAAAARAFGPRWTFLPIGALVVDFVLTIGISIAAASSAVIALFPALAPARVPLALILLLVVVGLTWFGHGGRLLFAVMTVAFVAVSVTVLVLGFVTPHTTGHAAATHNPGHSAVLAVVLAFPVAMALATGVEAPSTAIAQLGQLDDTHRRRFGRGTLALLVVIVGGLTLALTALAVRLHIGIPGTDSTQIADIAHAAAGPGWLYGAFQLTSSLLLLAAASSSFQAGPGLLKALSGTAERPGVLPPVLGRTNRHHTPYWSVLVYLAAAALVIVAAAGQEQELVLFYAVAVFVSFLVGLVAMARFARQERKPALAWVNGLAAAAVAFTLVVNLLRGWPVLSMVATLLIAGGLYVRWNRAGRPTGIEDIEARAEAD, from the coding sequence GTGACTCCTACCCGCCAGGCTGCCGTCACGTCGGCTGCTGCGTCCGCCCTGCGCGGCCGTACCCCGCGCCGGTCCGTCCTCTTCTTCGCCTTCGCCTTCGCGGTGATCGCCGACCCGGTGTCCTCCGTCGCCTACGCGATCGAGGCGGCGCTGCGCGCCCTGCACGGGGACCTGGCGCTGCTGCTGCCCACCATGAGCCTGGTGATCGGGCTCGTCGTCGTGGTCACCGCCAACTACTGGCAGCTCGTGCGCCGCTTCCCCCAAGGCGGGGGCGCGGCCGCGGCGGCGGCGCGGGCGTTCGGGCCACGCTGGACGTTCCTGCCGATCGGTGCCCTGGTCGTCGACTTCGTGCTCACCATCGGCATCTCGATCGCGGCCGCGTCCAGCGCGGTGATCGCGCTGTTCCCGGCGCTGGCGCCGGCCCGTGTCCCGCTGGCGCTGATCCTGCTGCTGGTGGTGGTCGGGCTGACCTGGTTCGGGCACGGCGGGCGGCTGCTGTTCGCCGTGATGACGGTCGCGTTCGTGGCCGTGTCCGTGACCGTGCTGGTGCTCGGTTTCGTAACGCCGCACACGACCGGACACGCAGCCGCCACGCACAACCCGGGTCACTCGGCCGTCCTGGCCGTCGTGCTGGCCTTCCCCGTGGCGATGGCGCTGGCCACCGGCGTCGAGGCGCCGTCGACCGCGATCGCCCAGCTCGGCCAGCTCGACGACACGCATCGCCGCCGCTTCGGCCGCGGCACCCTCGCCCTGCTCGTGGTGATCGTCGGCGGGCTGACCCTGGCCCTGACGGCGCTCGCCGTTCGCCTGCACATCGGCATCCCCGGGACCGACTCCACCCAGATCGCCGACATCGCGCACGCCGCAGCCGGGCCCGGCTGGCTGTACGGGGCGTTCCAGCTGACCAGCTCGCTGCTGCTGCTCGCCGCCGCGTCCTCCTCCTTCCAGGCGGGCCCGGGTCTGCTGAAGGCGCTGTCCGGCACGGCCGAGCGGCCGGGCGTGCTGCCGCCGGTGCTGGGGCGGACCAACCGTCACCACACCCCGTACTGGTCGGTCTTGGTGTACCTGGCGGCCGCCGCTCTCGTCATCGTCGCGGCGGCGGGTCAGGAGCAGGAGTTGGTGCTGTTCTATGCGGTCGCGGTGTTCGTCAGCTTCCTGGTGGGTCTGGTCGCCATGGCCCGCTTCGCCCGGCAGGAACGCAAGCCCGCGCTGGCCTGGGTCAACGGTCTTGCCGCGGCGGCCGTGGCGTTCACCCTCGTGGTGAACCTGTTGCGCGGTTGGCCGGTGCTGTCGATGGTGGCCACACTCCTCATCGCCGGCGGACTGTACGTCCGGTGGAACCGCGCCGGCCGGCCCACCGGCATCGAGGACATCGAGGCGCGTGCCGAAGCGGACTGA
- a CDS encoding Rv1733c family protein, which produces MAKRYRRRRPTAGALWRWRRNPLRRTSDLVEAWVLLAAWVLTVVGGAAVGVMTAVVAERSFEGDRSERRAIAAELVTDASNEVSTHAGDRRRAWAKVQWTAPDGKTRRTGRTKVPTGARAGSQVQVWTDAKGGLTSRPADPSEALVEATAVGVLATAATVGVVWVSTRAVRAVLDRRRMVQWAVEWELIHTRRGGKTG; this is translated from the coding sequence GTGGCGAAGAGATATCGGAGACGTCGGCCAACGGCTGGGGCCCTGTGGCGGTGGCGGCGCAACCCGCTGCGCCGGACCAGTGACCTCGTCGAAGCCTGGGTACTGCTCGCCGCATGGGTGCTGACCGTCGTGGGCGGTGCCGCCGTGGGCGTGATGACAGCCGTGGTGGCGGAACGGAGCTTCGAGGGAGACCGATCCGAGCGCCGGGCGATCGCGGCGGAGCTGGTCACCGATGCCTCGAACGAGGTCTCCACGCATGCCGGCGACAGGAGGCGAGCGTGGGCGAAGGTCCAGTGGACGGCTCCGGACGGGAAGACCCGCCGCACCGGGCGGACCAAAGTTCCCACCGGTGCTCGTGCGGGAAGCCAGGTGCAGGTGTGGACGGATGCCAAGGGTGGCCTGACGTCGCGCCCTGCCGACCCTTCGGAGGCGCTGGTGGAGGCGACCGCGGTTGGTGTTCTCGCAACGGCGGCCACAGTCGGGGTCGTGTGGGTGAGCACGCGTGCCGTGCGGGCGGTGCTGGACCGCCGACGAATGGTGCAATGGGCCGTGGAGTGGGAGCTCATCCACACGCGGAGGGGTGGGAAGACCGGCTGA
- a CDS encoding PucR family transcriptional regulator translates to MTEREIPEQYLDGYAGILAEVSATGRRLTREEIESRRALGEQAADAGHGLRALVVAHLAAARTAWPATPGSADSTLAAIQQVVDAFAEGYERAQRLAVRREEAARREFIDDLLYGRSDLGRLAERAERFGLRLSHAHAVAVAQGPAAYDEGAPVLRQVERALITRFGNRSVLLTTKDGRLLCVAPGHEDEILPYFAKQAHAATDGGRVAIGRPHPGPGGVVQSYEEALNALEMAERLALDDPVLYAADLLVYPVLTRDRQAMADLVLNTLGPLTTARGGAQPLLDTLTAYFDSGCVAAEAARRLTLSVRAMTYRLERIHQLTGANPADPAHRYMLQTAVIGARLLDWPAKEL, encoded by the coding sequence GTGACGGAGCGGGAGATACCAGAGCAGTACCTGGACGGCTACGCCGGAATCCTCGCCGAGGTCTCGGCCACCGGCCGGCGCCTGACCCGCGAGGAGATCGAGTCACGCCGCGCACTCGGGGAGCAGGCCGCGGACGCCGGCCACGGACTGCGTGCCCTGGTCGTCGCCCACTTGGCCGCAGCCCGGACCGCCTGGCCGGCCACGCCCGGATCGGCCGACAGCACGCTGGCCGCCATACAGCAGGTAGTCGACGCCTTCGCCGAGGGCTACGAACGCGCCCAGCGCCTGGCCGTACGCCGGGAGGAGGCCGCCCGCCGTGAGTTCATCGACGACCTCCTCTACGGCCGCAGCGACCTCGGCCGCCTCGCCGAACGAGCCGAACGCTTCGGCCTGCGCCTGTCCCACGCCCACGCGGTTGCCGTCGCCCAGGGCCCGGCCGCCTACGACGAGGGCGCCCCCGTACTCCGGCAGGTGGAGCGCGCGCTCATCACCCGCTTCGGCAACCGCAGCGTCCTGCTCACCACCAAGGACGGCCGGCTGCTGTGCGTCGCCCCCGGCCACGAGGACGAGATCCTGCCCTACTTCGCCAAGCAGGCCCATGCCGCCACCGACGGCGGCCGGGTCGCCATCGGCCGCCCGCACCCGGGACCCGGCGGAGTGGTCCAGTCGTACGAGGAAGCTTTGAACGCCCTGGAGATGGCCGAGCGCCTGGCCCTTGACGACCCGGTTCTGTACGCCGCCGACCTGCTGGTCTACCCGGTCCTCACCCGCGACCGCCAGGCCATGGCCGACCTCGTCCTGAACACCCTCGGCCCGCTCACCACCGCCCGGGGCGGAGCCCAGCCGCTCCTCGACACCCTTACGGCCTATTTCGACTCCGGCTGCGTCGCCGCCGAGGCCGCCCGCCGCCTCACCCTGAGCGTGCGGGCCATGACGTACCGCCTGGAACGCATCCACCAGCTCACCGGCGCCAACCCCGCCGACCCGGCCCACCGCTACATGCTCCAGACCGCGGTCATCGGCGCCCGACTGCTGGACTGGCCCGCCAAGGAGCTGTGA
- a CDS encoding NADPH-dependent FMN reductase: protein MTLRVGMILGSTRPGRRGEQIASWALEVARAHGGAEYELIDLAQHRLGNLDEGGNPNLQQYEHPHTRDWSALIDGFDGFVFLVPEYNHSFPGALKNALDYVYREWNDKAAGIVSYGGWAAGVRAAEALRLVLAELQVATVRAQPAVPLIPTFSTGAFVPQEGLDTAVRGMLDQVIAWSAALRGVREARAQTADAA from the coding sequence ATGACACTGCGCGTCGGCATGATCCTCGGCAGCACACGACCCGGACGCAGGGGCGAGCAGATCGCCTCCTGGGCGCTCGAGGTGGCGCGCGCCCACGGCGGCGCCGAATACGAGCTGATCGACCTTGCCCAGCACCGTCTCGGCAACCTGGACGAGGGCGGCAATCCGAACCTCCAGCAGTACGAGCACCCGCACACCCGTGACTGGTCCGCGCTGATCGACGGCTTCGACGGCTTCGTGTTCCTCGTCCCGGAGTACAACCACTCCTTCCCCGGCGCACTCAAGAACGCACTGGACTACGTCTACCGGGAGTGGAACGACAAGGCCGCCGGCATCGTCAGCTACGGCGGCTGGGCCGCCGGGGTCCGCGCCGCCGAGGCACTCCGGCTGGTCCTCGCCGAACTCCAGGTGGCCACGGTCCGCGCCCAGCCCGCCGTCCCGCTGATCCCCACGTTCTCCACCGGCGCCTTCGTCCCCCAGGAGGGCCTCGACACCGCAGTCCGCGGCATGCTCGACCAAGTGATCGCCTGGTCCGCCGCGTTGCGCGGGGTGCGCGAGGCCAGGGCGCAGACGGCCGACGCTGCCTGA